The sequence TAGAACCTAATGCTGAAACATAAAACAAATCCAAGACTGTAAGAACCCAACAAATTTCCATGTATTGTATAGAGAAAGGATAATGAAGATAGTAAAGGGGTTTGGGTGTTCTAACCAAGTTAAGTAAACTTCtctgaaaaaaagaaataataaatatTGTACTAGCGAATGAACTTCCAGTATAGAAAAATGAATCTATTAAAAGAAAGTCGATATCCAACCTTGGGTAGTACTCTGCTGCCAATTTTTCCAATTTGGGTTTCAAGTATATACATTTTCTGCACCAGTTAGCCATCCTACACATCAAGATGTAATGAAAGATTTATAACAGTGGGAACAAATTAGGAAGATCATAACATCCATGCCATGTAGAAGTCGTTCTCACAAACCATGACCTGAGATGTTCCTACATCTGAGAAGCTTTTCACAGTGTTGTATGCCAATAAACAGAGTAGGCAGCTCATGGGCCAAAGGTTTCTTAGAAATATTTACAATTATATCTCAATAAACATAGGCAGCTTATAGTCCAAAGGTTTCTTAGAAATATTTACAATCAACTGTTAACGAACAGAAACCTTTTCATTTTTTGCATCAAATCAAATGCAAAATGTATGGGTTGTTACCAACACATGGAAACAAATTTAACCTAAGCCATTCAAACATAATCACATAATTCAATCAATAAACACTAAGGCATTatcacaaaataaataaaaagaataacaaaaaaaattagcaCAGATTAGAAGTCAAGAAGCACAAATAAACAATGGAAATCAAGACCCAGAAATCTAACAATTGCACATAATTTActctttttagtttatttttatattccaaaaattataaaaaggaaATTTCAAAAGATATATACAGCAAGTATTGTCTATTGTCTATAGACACACGCAATGAGGAACCTATTGGCACAATATGAGCACGTAGAGCGGGCAAATTCACCAAAAGAAAGCTCATAAACCTCAATTAAAACTAGGGTTTTGAAATGTATAGTCCAAAAATAATGTAATAAACAAACCTAGCAAACAAAAGGAAAAAGCACAAAAGAAGGAAGAATCCAAAGGCTCAAAACCGAACCATAGAACAACGATCGGCTCCTCGAGCTGATGCGCCTCGGCGATGATCCGATCGAAATGCTCCTCGCTGACGATAGGCTCGAGCGCGACCGAGGTAGGCGGTTCCTCCTCTTCCGGCGACGGGGCCACCTCCTTCGCACTCCAGGCGGTCGTTCCACCGGCGGCGGCGAAAGAAACAGCCCAGCTGAGCGAGATAGTACCGATCGAAGGCGGGGAAAGGGAGTTTTTGCGGTTGAggcggggaaggggaaggcaggatCGAAGGGCGGGGTGGTGCCGCGTGAAAGCCGGGTAGTGGAGACGACGAGGGACGGCGGCGAGGTGAGCGTCGGACATCTCCCAAGCAATCGCGTGTCCGACTTGGGAGATTCAAATAACCGAAAATAGCAGCATTTTGTCGTCGCAGTCGTACTCGTCGAGTATTCTTATACGTTttccttatttatttatttattactattattacatatatatatatatataatcgattttttaataataaaattagaGTATTTTTAATCACTTATGTAACGATAGACTAATCAACAAATTATTGTGTTTAAAGATCGTATTAATCGGTATGgatcaaagtaaaaaaaaaaaaatgcattacaAACAAAGATGGTGAATAAATAGATAACTTTTTTTCTATtacttattttaatgatgaaagaaTTATTGATTGGTTTTACACAAACACAACCTCATTTGCAAACAATCAGCGAATAATCTGATTTGACTGAGTTGTTGTTGGGTTTTGAGTTTGGCTTCCAATAGAGAACACTGTGTGGCATAAGATGTGACGTCAGATTGATCCGTGTTTCCGACGTGTGACTTTTTCCACACAAGTTCCAAATAGAGGGGGCCACCAAAATGTGGTGTTTTAGAGTTCTGAAAAGTGAAAATTAATGCAAAAAAAATAGATGGGGGGAATGGGATTGATTGACACGTTAATTGCATTTGTATTCTCTCGATCTAAAAGAGCATCGTGGAATTTGTTCTCCATGACGAATGCCCACTGCTTGATTAGAATTCTTCTCGTGTAAGGTTCCTTGGTCAACGACCATCTCATACATGGTCAAAATTTCCCCTTTCATTTTTAGATTGCTCATCTCTGAATGATGAGAGATTCACTTATTTGAAATCTAACATACAAATCGATTTGCGTAAACGATTAAATTACTCGGCACCATCATCGTCTTGATCAGACCGCGGAGGTGTGGAGAAGCAAAGCACAGCTTGATTAACTCTTGTGGTGTTTCAACGTATAATAAGCATATGATTAATGTGCACGCAATCACATGGTTAGCCTTTAAAATAAGAGCTAATCATGTGCTCTCATGAATTATAATCGAGCATATGGACTGTCTCCACGTGCCTATGTCTGTCTCCAGCATCGTATATCTTCTTCACACGACCTGCCTTGGCTTTTGGCATTTGGCTTTCGATTGCAAGGCAGAGTCAAAAACTCAAAAGCCATTCCGATACATGCACAAAAGTTttggttgatgatgatgatgatgacagtgTAGCTAATCGTAATCACCTAGTTTTTCTCCTGCAtggatctatctatctatctttaaaTGCCTCAAACAAATGACAGAAACTGGATGTCAAGAGTCAGTCCTCTGAATGGAATCTCACAAAACTAGGGGAGAACTTGTTCGTGCATGCCATAATATTTCAGCTTCTTCTTTCGTGTCTCTTTATTATATAGCGATCTATGCGGATTTGACTCAAATGTCAGTTCCATTTCCAGCCATTGCTAGGATATTAAACCAGGGTGGTTTCaagcaaaaagagaagaaaggacATGAGTCAGGTTAATTATTGGCAGCATGAACATAGGATGCCAAGATCATCCGATAaccgtgatgatgatgatgatgatgatggaggcTGGTCCCCGAGAATATAATTAGTATGTGTTATGGTACTAGGTTATTGCCCACAACGAAAAGAAAGGTGTGACTGCTAAGGCACAGCCATCCACCCACCTATTCCTATTATTTTCTGCGGCTAAATGATGTCGGTAGAGACGTGCATTCTGCGACGAAGGACGCCGAGAGACAACCTAAGGTTTTGGCTTGGATTGGGCGTCTCTATACCCGATGAACAGGTCCAACTATGTGTGATACGTATAAACGGATCGTTTTTAGTTATTGCCATTGATCTTCCCATTGCGAGGAGCAcaaggaagaacataaaacaacatAAAGCTGGTGGGAGTGTTAAGCCCCCACCGGAGAATCTAAATGCCTTGGAATGATGATTTGGTTCTTAAGCCGTGGTGGAGTCTTACGATCGGCAGGAGCACCGGCAATGCTCGAGTCTAAAAGGAGCGTGCCATCGGAAAAAGCCTTAAAAGGAGGGAGCAAATACCGGGCCTTTGTTGACAAAAGATGCATTCTATTGTCTCCGACACTATAACACGTACAGCCCTGcgtatgtctctctctctctctctctctctctctttctctttctcgtgGGCTTTGTACGTGCAGATGTATAGTGTCCGTAACGTGATGAAAGTTGAAGTTGAATTCTTCGAGGTGACAAGGGACAGAGAGCAGTGCAGCAGAATTTTATGCACATGTACAGAAGCATTTGTACATTAGGGCTGGGATACAGATACAGATCCCTGGACGGGGAAATTAAGCTATATATGCACGCCTCTCGTGGTCGGTCTCTATCGATCGTTCTCACCAACGtcgtctccttctctctctctctctcctcacttTTGAAGTTGCCATCATCTTTCTATCCTCTGAGACCCCAAACCGTGGTTCTTAAGGTGGAAACGTGTAAGTCTTGGGTGGGAAGTCGATTAGGTTTAGGAGGTGACAGGAACTCCTCCTTCTCACCCGAACACAGGAGTATCTTTGGTTGTGGGAAGTGATCAGGTGCGTGAGGGTTTCGATCCAGGCCTTGTTTCTCTCTTTTTTGCCCTGGCTTTTAAACCCGCTGGTTCCTGGGAATGGATCTGTCGCTGGTGTTGCCTCGATACAACTCAAAGAGCACTGCAACAGGCTGCAAGATTCCGCCTGTGGGTCCATAAATCCAGGCTCCAGCCGCAGATGTCACCTCGCGTGGGATGCTGCAGTACTTGTCGCAGTGCTCATGTCTTCCTCTTCTCTCGCTATTTCATCTCCTCGACTCAAATCTTGGGGTGGGATAGCAGCCTTCCTTGAAGTATACAGCTTCCGGTGCGCTCTTCTCTCGGTTAATTGCGTTCCAGTTTGTCGGAGCAGCAGCCGGCCGGTGCTTGCAGCTGCGGCATCATCAAGATTCACACGAACGTCCGGGGAgccccgtcgtcgtcgtcgatgaGAATCTTGATGATGCTGCATCAGCAAACAAGCGGCTAAATATATATGCCTCCATCGCTAAGGTAGATGCTTTGCTGCCTTTAAGTTCATGCTTGTAGAAGGTAATGGTTCCTTTACCCTTGCAAATAATTCATGGAGAACAGATGCTCCCAACTCTTAGTTATACACCTGTATTCACTAATCCTTTGCTCTTATCTGGAGCCAAGATTTAGATTATTTAGGATTAGGGTTCATATGTGCGGTTTGCAAGTGTGCAGGATCAGATCTACCCTTCCATTAAGCAGTTTTgcgtttgatatatatatatatatatatatagctgttTATTCATCTTACTGTGTCTTTTGTTGATAAGGAAaaacctttctttttcttcttcttcttcttctcctctcaatATAGAAGAAACTCTATTAATTTATATGGCTGATGGATGAAACAAAGCATTAAAAGTCGCAGGAAAGAACTAAGAAATCCAAATGGCGAGTAACATCATGGACCACTTCAATCGACTGGCTTCATCATGAGCCCTTTTTAAGAGGACGACGGTACTGCTCTTTCTCAAACACACCAAAACATGGTTGTAGATCTGAACATGTGATCATCTTGCATGGGGTAATTCCTTCTTGATTTGATATGGTCCAGTCAAAGAGCTTGCTCCCTTCTTATCCTCACCGGAAGGCTAGAAAAAATTAACTACAACAACTTTTAATTTCAGTCTGGCTTTGTTAATTTATGGATTCTAATGCATCTTGGTAGTACTCTTGAATGGAAATGCTTTGAAGTTTGACATTAATATGTGCATTCCTTCAATATTTGGCAGTCATCAACAAACTATCTTCTTGCTTTGAGATGAATGATGTTAAGCTGCTCGATTTGGTTGCCACAGTAAATCATATAGATCAATGAACTCTTTTTTAAGTTGTGATACAACAACTGCATTCAGAAGAAGGATCAAGGAGATCCTTGGCTACATGGTAAGATTTATTTTCTGAAACCTGGAGAAAACAAAAAGAGCAACTCATTCACATTAATGCACACTAACATGTAAAGTATGTGCAAGGATCATTTGCTAATTAATGCAGGTTTGATCATTGTTCTTAGAGAGCTTACCATCTAAATAACTATGTGGCAGGAAATGTCCTGGGATGGAAAGGatctaaaaaggaaaaaaaaaatcttatgttaGCAATAACTCTCCTTCATCAGTCACTCATTTAGGTGGACCAAACAGAAGGTACATGTTGCTGCTAGTTGTTTCTAAGtggacctatcttttaggacaacatgcACAGAACTGTCCGGCAATTTGATTTGAGCTCCTTTCTCCATCTAAGCACATATACCAACATATACATCTAAGGGCTAAACGGATGTGATTTAGTCAAAGTATATTGGTTGTACTATTGTATGAACTGGAGCCTCTAAGGTGTGTTGTTTTCTCTCCAATCAGAGGGTTGCCATAATCCAAAAGAAAGGGTTTCTTTCATTCAAGTCGACTGCAGGGAAACACTGCAACTGTGATGGCATCAATGATACTTTTCATGCAAGGTATCGGGTGCTTTATAGCCAGAGACCTCTATGAGAAAATGTTATGCTGAGCAGTGACAGCCACTGTGCTTCCTTCTTTCGTTTGTACGTTCTTTCCAATATTTCTTCTTGTCATGAGTTCATTATTTTGCTTGCACTGCGCATCATAATGCTCCCAAAACATGCACTGAAGGATAAATCTTGATTGATTTGCTTCCTCTCTTAATATCGACTTGACCAATTATATATCTCTCAGCAGAGGTCGATGACAGGGAACTAACTATTCTCGAATGATTGGGATCTACAGTTTGTTTTTGATGCTATAGTTATCGTTGTGCCATAAAGCTCACGAGCATTCAATAGTAAAGGCCCATATATAGCTGTTTGGaatagaggaaaagatatataatcTGTTTGTACAGATTTCTTTGCCTAATGAATGGGCTGAGATGCCTTTGAAGTCACGAGTAGAACAAACTCAAAGAAACCAAAGTTCAATCACCATGTTCCAACAATCTACCGATGATGCTTATAACACAAAAGTATATAAATCACATTACGCCTATCATCAAGTATGTCTCATGGAAACACCTTACCCCTATACGCAAGAGCTAGCGTGCATGAGAACATCTGCATGATGCTTTCCGATTCATCATAAGTATGCCTTTCAAAGTTGATCTTGGAGATAAAACCCGTTCTCTCAAAGCATCTTTGCTAGGGTTTGTCATTAAGAGCTCAAGACTCTAATATATATTGTTCTCTCAAATCTGAACTGATGATTCTCACAGTAAGATAATATTTGACGATCCATTCGGTCAGTTGATGAACATTGATACCAGCTTTTTTCTGTGAGACGAAAGAGATATCAAACCTACCCCTGTTTATAGTCCATGCATGCAGCACAGGTACACTTCCTCTGATGCATGACATTTGAACTGGAAGAAAACCTTTGCTTTTTATCGAGTATATATGTTATGAGCCCTTGCAGATGGTTGAAAAGAGCAAGCAAAAGAACTGATTCTTCTGCTGGACAAGGAAATACCATGCTCTTGGTTTTGACTAACCAATACAGAGAATAGGTTCTGGCCAATTCGATGTAACACAATTCCATTCGAGATAAGAAAGGGAATATATGAAACCATTCCTGACATCAATACATATATGTCAGCATAACGGGCTCAAACACACACAGAAAAACTCTCATTTAATTAGTGTTTTTTACTCCTTTTATTCTCAGCGCTTTGTCGATACTTCAAAGACTTTGTAGGATTCAGCATCTTTTAGATTCGATCATTCACAAGAGACATACACGGAATAGGGCTTTGATTGCTCCTAGTCGGTATCCAATTTGGACAACCATATTTCAACTGAACAGTTTGCAGAGTCGAAGTGGAGTGATGAATTGCTTAGGCCAAATGGGGTTATGCATTGACAGCATTGGCAGAAAAAGATTGGTTAGATTCACATATGTTCCCTTGCATGAATCAGGCGTCGAATGTGGCGGGAACGGTGCTTGGCTTGAGACATCGGACTACAACATCGTCCTGAGATCGCTACATGACCATTGACGCGGGGAGACCGTCTACTGCCAAAATCTCGCACCATTTCATGAGGAACAATGAAGTGATCTGATCGAACCCTCTGCGAGGATGATCATGGTGGGAGCAACCGAGGGAGGTGGCAGAAGAACAACTCAAGATGGATCGGGAGAACTGCGTGCAGCAAGCAAGATTAGGATTCTGGAGTTGCGACAGCTTAGCGTGTGGATTTGGCTGATTCATATAGATGTGATTGCTCAAGGGAGTTCCACCTTACCTGAAAGCACTCGTAATTGATAGAGATCGTAGAATGTGTGGAAATGGCTGGTCCAACTCTCACCCAGCGCTAGCTTATCCTCAAGTGAGTGCCTCATCGATCGCACCGCCCTTTGAAATGGCTACCGCGATGTCGACAGTGGTCGGCTCAGATCCTGCAACGGCTTCCGAGCTTGAACAGTGACGGAGAGTTCACGACCAAGTTTTCCATGTACACTCGTGGTTTACCGATCGTCCTCGACAGTGCTCGAGATCGACATGCATTTGGATCTGAAAGCATAACGCTGTGCTTCGGCTGTCACGCACAGTGAGAAAGAGAAGACTTTCCTTTCAACTTCTACGTTTACATCGCACCATATATTGCATAGATGTAGCTTGCAGAAACGTGATGTGTTACCACCATGCATTGGTCAAACAAAACAAATCAAGGAAGATATTATTTGGTTCTATCAGGACTACCTGATGTTATATCGACAGCACTTCATCAAGACGAGTACATGTTCATAGTCCTCAAATGCCTTAGATCACATAGCTAAGCTTATGAGCTACATATACTGATCGATCAACTAACAAGTGCACATCACAGATTTAGCTCTCACTTGAATCTAAGTTAGGCATGTATCCTTTCAAGCACAAGCTAAGCAAGCATGTTAGAGCCCATCTCCATTATTATTTCCCCTTCTAAAAGCCGAATACAGTTTGGGGAGCGTGACCACCCATCAGATGTCCCAGATCTTGCTACTGAGCTGAATACAGGCCACGATGCATGAACATATATCCAAATCTAACGACAGGTCACGGCAGACCCATCACCCTCATGCTTCCTATCTCTGGATCTCTCCATGGCTATTTATACGCCAAGCAACCAGATCATGTGGAAACCAGACATGGCCAAGTTCATGAGGAGTTACCGTGTACTCAAGCACGCGGCCAAGGTGCTGCAGCGGAGCTTCTCTTGTCCCAGGGTCTGCCGCCTACCGGATCAAGGCTTTAAGGGGAAAGAGAGGACCGGTGCAGTGACGGCGGTGCCGCAGGATGTGGAGGAGGGCCACTTCGCGGTGGTGGCAGTGTGGGGTGAGCAGCCGAAGAGGTTTGTGGTCTCGCTGAGCTGCCTGTCCCACCCGGTGTTCTTGAGGCTGTTGGAGCTGGCCGAGGAGGAGTTCGGCTTCCGGCATGAGGGCGCCATTGCGATACCCTGCTGCCGAGCGAGTTCGAGAGAATTATCAGAGATCTGCCATAGTGAGGAAGATGATCAATCGATTGCCGTCTCGTGAATTATACGCTTATGATAGTTAAGTGCGTGGGTATTGGCTCGATATGCTGAGAATGATAGGAATCACCCGAATGATTTCATGGATACAAGAAATGTATTTATTGATGTTGTGACACCAGGAAATATTAGAATCGTTTGAAAGCCCTTCATGTgctatgatgaatatgatgagctTCAACACGACGGTGGTGCtgccgtcgtcgtcgtcctctTCCATCTCTGCTGCCTCTccacctgctgctgctgctgctgcattgcCGGTCTCTTCCTCCTCGGCTTCTTCTGTGGCGAAAACCAATGCACACGTTGATGATTCATGCAGGAGATCATGAAACGAGAAGCGGGTCAAAACATTTGTAACGCCTATCTTACCCATGGCTGCAGCCGATGCCCTCTCTCTCGTCCCACGAGTCATCATTAACAACAAACAAAGCACACAACACATTTCTCGACCATGAGTAGTGTACAAATTCATCAAAACCAAGTTAAAACATTAAATCTACAAAACAATGTTTATATCTTATGTCAAAACTCCAATCACCCATCCTATCATTTAAAATGACCAATTGATATCTTCGATTAATTACCCATGCTGAATCGTCATAGATCCATTCAAGTCATGTATGACGTAGGGCGATATGTGTTCTttttccattatatatttcaGATCGTCATAATCGCATCAACCCCATCTTAAGAGGACCCGGATCATCTTATCGAGCGCAGGATCACCGTCCATTCACGTCGTGAGCGTTGTATGATCCGAGCAAGGAATCCTGAGGGTCATCGTTAAGATTCCCACGACAATACGATGAGCGGTGTGGATGCGCCGACTTTGGTGCACGGATGGCCGGGTGTCTTCCTTTGTTATACAATTCTCGGTCGACAACTGATACGGCGTAGCGCACCAATCAGGGATCTTTATCTATATCGGTTGATGAACTGCCACGTATCCCTATCCGCTCCCCCGTTAGGCATATCAGAAGAAAACCCGGAACGGTTGAAGGCTCGCCCTCGCTCCCGACCCCTCCTCTCCGGGAGAGAGAACTCGAGATTCCCCTCCCGATGTCCGCCTTCCCCGTTCTCCAACACCACATCCTCTTCCTCCGTCCCCGCCTCCATCTTTCATTCATACCATTCTCCCCTCGCCTGCGCCGCCGCCTTTTCTTCTCCGCCGCCTCCGTTCAATGTTCCTCGTCcttgccctcctcctcctcctccactgcaTCTCGAGGTGAGCCCTCCCATCCTCGTTGTCCTACGTTCACCGACCTGCTCCGTCAATCTCATCCGCTCCTCATTCAGACGACATCGATGAGGTTGCGGAGCCGCCAGGCGTCCCGCCGCCGCCTGCTTCCGGGAGGGAGACGCAACAGCTCATTGATGTTAACCCTCCAAGGGGAACGAGGGATTTCCCTCCGGAGGACATGAGGCTTCGGAACTGGCTCTTCCAACAGTTCAGGGAGGTAAGAGTCTGGTGAACGGTTATATGGCTATCATCGTGTTGGTGTTCTGCACTCCAAGTGTTCGATGTTATTCGTGGTTGATGTATACCTGTCAGGTGTCTCGGATTCTATCTTTCGAGGAGGTTGATTTCCCGGTCCTCGAGTCTGAGGCTCTTTTCATTAGGAAAGCTGGGGAGGAGATCACCCAACAGGTATGTGCATACTAATTTGATGTATGTGCTTGGTCAATAGGAACTAAAGATGCGATTTTTAGGTTATTTCTTGACGAGTGGTGGCGACCAGTGTCATAATGTCGTTTCCTACACTATCTTACTTGTGCCCGCAACTTCAACCATCAGTTAACTTCAGACCTTTTTGGCGCTAGCAATATTCTGTGACTTCCCTCTGTTACTAATTCCTTACGAAGTCTATCTTCTTTTGATGTACTAATTTAAGATAATAGGTAAAGAAGTGTAGGATTTGTGTTCTTTTTATGTCCTGGCACTTCTTTATTCTCCTCTCTTCATACTGCTGAGTAGATACACTAAACATTTCCTAAAATTTCGCTTCTGAGTTTGTTCACGTTCATAtatgtttaaaatatttaaaagagtATATTATTTGACTGATTAATCTTTCATTCTCAGCTGTACAATTTTGAGGACAAAGGGGGTCGCCGTGTTGTCTTAAGGCCTGAAATAACCCCTTCACTTGCACGACTTGTTATAAAACAGGGGTAATCTTTCGCATAAGACTTTTTGAATATGCATGAGAATCTATCcagcttttctctttttcatacaATTCCTCCTTGTTGTGAACCTCAGAATGATTTATGGAGTCTTTGTGGTTGTTGACTACTTATATcggttcacaaaagtgattgtagtATCCTTCACCAGAATTAACATTTTACATGCCtttttgttcagcaaatcagtcTCTCTTCCATTAAAATGGTTTACCATAGGACAATGTTGGCGATATGAACGGATGACAAGAGGAAGACGTCGAGAACATTACCAGTGGAATATGGATATAATAGGTGTTTCTAGAGTTCGGGTATGTGCAGCTGCACTCTTGTTGCAGTATATTTTTCTGGTAGTATTGCATGTTTTTTATTGTAAGTTTTTTATATGTTATACATCTTGGTCACATAAGAAAAGACCATGACTattttcttctccttgtatgagTGGTTCAAAGCATCATTGTCATATATTCAAAGGATTTCTAAGATTTTTGCATTAATTAAAGTTTTAGATGACTAAAAGATTGTTAACTTTATTTCTCTTATATATTGTGTTAAGAAAGATAGGATATTGTTGAACATATTTTTAATGAGTAAAAAATACAATGGTTAAACTAGAGTTGGAGACTTGCAGTTAAGGACTGTCATATTTCACATAGACATAAAGATTTGTTTTTATAAAATAGTTATAAAAGCAGCTATGCTTTATGGATTATATATGTAATTAAGAAACACTGAACAAAAAATTAGTTCCAATGTGATGAGGAGGTTAAGATAGATGTATGGGATACTAGATATTCTCAGTTGAAGATAAATTGACAGAGAATGTTTAAAAAGGATTTGTTGCACAAGGCAAGCCGAGATTAGAGGTTCAAGAAGAGGTATAAAACCTTATTAGAAATAATAAAAGGGAGACTTGATGGTCCTTAACATGAGTAGGATAATATTACCCTTGAAGATCTCAAAGGCATGTAAACATCTATGTAACTGATACACTTGGTTGGGAACTTAGTAGTTGTGAATGTTGTAACAGTGTCATATATAGCATAAAAAACACAGTACAAAAGAGAGCACAGTTCGTGAACGAAGTATTATGATATAATCTATGGGAAGAAGTTGAATGCAATGGATAACATTCTCATAAAACATTGTAAATTTCAGTCATTAAAATTTTCTCTATTTCACAGTCATTAGTTTGGAGAAATATCTTTGATGTTTcttttctccctgagaacctgtcTAGATTTACTTTTGGTCACAGGCTGAGGCTGAACTTGTTAATGCTATAGTTCTCTTATTTGAGCGGCTTGGGATAACTTCATCAGATGTGGGAATCAGAGTCTCTAGCCGAAAGGTACATTTAAATCATTCTTTTCTTTAATTTTAACATGTCTATATATCTGTGTAtatgattggaaagagtatctcgGTTCCTATTTCCTACATTTATGGTTGGTAGTTTATTCGACGTTGAAAGACTTGGAATTTGTAAAAAACTTGAAAGATGAAATATGTTGAGCTTTATAAGTACAAATTTACATAATCAATATAggtacataaaaataaaatatacacacatacacacatacatacataaatacataaatacatatatatatatatatatatatatatatatatatttatttatttatttatttatgtatgtatgtgtgtgtgtgtgtgtgtattttattttttaatgcatATGTATCCATCCATAAATATAACAATATGTTTATCAGTTGCAGCACCTGTTTATAAGCATAGTCGCAGTAGTGTTCCTTCAGTCTTAGGTGCATGCACAATAATCCTTCAAAATGGGAAGCCAAACCATTGCCAATTGTGTGAAGAGTGCTGATTCTAAAAGCAGGCAAAGTGTCTGAAATGCTTTTCTATAAACATGACTAAGATCTGTTTCTGTAATCATTCTTCCATCTTCTATTGTTGAGATAATGGCTTTCTACTCAAAGGGAGCATTAGAATTCAGATGCCACAACCATTTGCCAGGCATCACTAGATTGTAAGAATTGAGATATATAATTCCATGTTCTTCTAGTTCTCAGGATTTGTGTATTCCAACTTACAAGCCCATTTGATCTACTATCAAGATCATGAAATCCCATAAAAAATTGTCCCAATCTTTTTAATATTCTTTATTAACCATGTAGTCATTTTCATAACACTAATGTAGTACATGGATCATTTTAAGAAATTGTTTGTCTTCTGATGTTTGTCATTGATGATTGCTCTCAATTTATCCTTGTTCCAATTATTAGGTGGAAATCCGATATAGAATTGTGAATGCATAGCCGCCTCTGATTTGAATTCTTTTCTGCTTACAGGTTCTCCAGGCAGTGTTGCAAATGTATGCTATACCAGAACGTCTATTTGCAGAAGTTTGTGTGATTGTTGACAAGGTTAGTTTACCTCCCAACTCTTAATATCTTCTTCACCGACTTATAGTTTGAGTTGAAACAATTAGTCTTACATGCAGAAGATAGTTTATCATTTACAATTGAAGTGCTTCAATGCTGATTGTGGTACTTGTACTATTCA comes from Musa acuminata AAA Group cultivar baxijiao chromosome BXJ3-3, Cavendish_Baxijiao_AAA, whole genome shotgun sequence and encodes:
- the LOC103973148 gene encoding protein SMALL AUXIN UP-REGULATED RNA 16-like is translated as MAKFMRSYRVLKHAAKVLQRSFSCPRVCRLPDQGFKGKERTGAVTAVPQDVEEGHFAVVAVWGEQPKRFVVSLSCLSHPVFLRLLELAEEEFGFRHEGAIAIPCCRASSRELSEICHSEEDDQSIAVS
- the LOC135633593 gene encoding histidine--tRNA ligase, chloroplastic/mitochondrial-like; protein product: MSAFPVLQHHILFLRPRLHLSFIPFSPRLRRRLFFSAASVQCSSSLPSSSSSTASRDDIDEVAEPPGVPPPPASGRETQQLIDVNPPRGTRDFPPEDMRLRNWLFQQFREVSRILSFEEVDFPVLESEALFIRKAGEEITQQLYNFEDKGGRRVVLRPEITPSLARLVIKQGKSVSLPLKWFTIGQCWRYERMTRGRRREHYQWNMDIIGVSRVRAEAELVNAIVLLFERLGITSSDVGIRVSSRKVLQAVLQMYAIPERLFAEVCVIVDKLGKITKEEVEKELMSAGVTSEAVKGIVEVLSLTSLDKLEAVLGSDVEAIADLKKFFSLAEHYGYSQWITFDASVVRGLAYYTGIVFEAFDREGKLRAICGGGRYDQLLSTFGSDDIPACGFGFGDAVIVELLKEKGLLPDLGRQVDDIVFPLDEELEGQASMVASALRRKGHSVDLVEDKRLKWVFKHAERVNASRLILVGNSEWQRGMVRVKVLSTREEYETKIDELN
- the LOC103973117 gene encoding thioredoxin-like 3-2, chloroplastic isoform X1; this encodes MSDAHLAAVPRRLHYPAFTRHHPALRSCLPLPRLNRKNSLSPPSIGTISLSWAVSFAAAGGTTAWSAKEVAPSPEEEEPPTSVALEPIVSEEHFDRIIAEAHQLEEPIVVLWMANWCRKCIYLKPKLEKLAAEYYPSIRFYCIDVNTVPHRLVNRAGITKMPTIQLWRDSQNQAGVIAGYKAWMVVDDVRKMIDNED
- the LOC103973117 gene encoding thioredoxin-like 3-2, chloroplastic isoform X2 → MSDAHLAAVPRRLHYPAFTRHHPALRSCLPLPRLNRKNSLSPPSIGTISLSWAVSFAAAGGTTAWSAKEVAPSPEEEEPPTSVALEPIVSEEHFDRIIAEAHQLEEPIVVLCIRFYCIDVNTVPHRLVNRAGITKMPTIQLWRDSQNQAGVIAGYKAWMVVDDVRKMIDNED